One Spea bombifrons isolate aSpeBom1 chromosome 1, aSpeBom1.2.pri, whole genome shotgun sequence DNA window includes the following coding sequences:
- the LPCAT4 gene encoding lysophospholipid acyltransferase LPCAT4, whose translation MGDTEGEKDPNGEDGQEVTPFNPFLHEFDPEGFWQKTRFYILGVILFPLRFLMAAIFLFLMWPIASLRVAGLTEKELSRSIRYRRTIFHHLIYLLSRTMFFMCGFHWITIRGRRASSSEAPLLVVAPHSTFFDPIVTVVCDLPSVVSRVENLNIPVIGALLRFNQSILVSRHDPASRKKVVEEVTRRATSNGEWPQVLFFPEGTNGNGKVLLKFKPGAFVAGVPVQPVLMRYPNKLPATIWTWKGNGVFKVLWLTMSQLYINLEIEFLPVYHPSPEERSDPVLYARNVQRIMAEALGKPATEFELMGDTPVTPIGHLKVAVDPKIWEIGKILKKAGFSFDSVQGLIDLCLEGVCSRVGLDELAEKLDIRQSDVISRVFSYFNKDAAGMIDFREVSLVLAAQDATRSAEELAKLAFDLFSVRDADGCFILYGDGFSSILRSLLGTPPADSTKVYAELLTHSEPRGLTRDGFLGFAMRHHCYRHLFLFYLRPPASGGRRKPPRAQQNGRCAGKYTPENQCKFE comes from the exons TTTTATATCCTGGGTGTGATTCTCTTCCCCTTGCGTTTCCTGATGGCAGCCATCTTCCTCTTCCTGATGTGGCCCATTGCTTCTTTACGAGTAGCTGGGCTCACAGAGAAAGAGCTCAGCCGGTCAATCAGATACCGCCGAAC CATCTTTCATCACCTGATTTACCTTCTGAGTCGCACAATGTTCTTCATGTGTGGCTTCCACTGGATCACCATCCGTGGCCGTCGCGCCTCCAGCTCTGAGGCTCCACTTCTGGTTGTGGCCCCTCACTCCACCTTCTTTGATCCCATTGTTACTGTGGTCTGTGACCTCCCATCCGTTGTGTCCAGAGTGGAGAACCTCAACATACCGGTGATCGGAG CTCTCCTGCGATTCAATCAGTCCATTTTGGTGTCCCGACATGACCCTGCATCGCGGAAAAAAGTGGTGGAGGAGGTGACGCGAAGAGCAACTTCAAATGGGGAGTGGCCTCAG gtGCTGTTTTTCCCAGAGGGAACTAATGGCAATGGGAAGGTCTTGCTGAAATTTAAACCAG GTGCTTTTGTGGCAGGGGTGCCAGTTCAACCAGTACTAATGAGATATCCTAACAAACTG CCAGCAACAATCTGGACCTGGAAAGGGAATGGGGT CTTTAAGGTTCTCTGGCTCACAATGTCTCAGTTATACATCAACCTGGAGATAGAG TTCCTGCCTGTTTATCACCCATCACCTGAAGAGAGGTCAGACCCTGTGTTGTACGCCAGAAATGTGCAAAGAATAATGGCCGA AGCGCTTGGCAAGCCAGCAACAGAATTTGAACTAATGGGTGATACACCGGTAACGCCTATTGGACACCTGAAGGTGGCAGTGGACCCTAAGATATGGGAAATAGGCAAAATACTGAAAAAGGCTGG GTTCTCCTTTGACAGTGTGCAGGGGCTGATTGATCTTTGTCTGGAAGGGGTGTGCTCCAGGGTTGGTTTGGATGAGCTGGCAGAGAAGCTAGACATAAGGCAGAGCGATGTAATCTCTCGTGTATTCAGCTACTTTAACAAG gatgcAGCAGGGATGATTGATTTCCGGGAGGTCTCCTTGGTGCTAGCGGCCCAGGATGCTACACGATCTGCAGAGGAGCTGGCAAAACTTGCATTTGAT CTCTTCTCTGTCCGAGATGCTGACGGATGCTTCATCCTCTACGGCGATGGATTCTCTTCTATTTTGCGCTCGCTTCTTGGTACTCCTCCCGCGGATAGCACAAAAGTCTATGCTGAATTGTTGACCCATTCTGAGCCACGAGGCCTGACCCGAG atgGATTTTTAGGATTCGCCATGCGTCACCATTGTTATCGTCATCTCTTTCTCTTCTACCTACGCCCACCAGCTTCAGGAGGACGTCGAAAGCCACCACGTGCCCAACAGAATGGGCGCTGTGCTGGGAAATATACTCCCGAAAATCAGTGCAAGTTTGAATGA